From the genome of Fundulus heteroclitus isolate FHET01 chromosome 9, MU-UCD_Fhet_4.1, whole genome shotgun sequence, one region includes:
- the lrrc15 gene encoding leucine-rich repeat-containing protein 15 isoform X2 produces MDVPVSSLLLLLCSLSTAVWSCPNGCKCADRKVFCTGLADFPTAVPSTTTQIFLSNCSFYSLKHEDLNDFSVTLEQFGIANSDLLEVRPDTFSSTLSITLMQMTETRLQDLPEMLFQRLNKLHSLNLKANKLFAVRPGWFSQSTELKWIDLSKNRITYVPVETFHPLTKLIHLSLAGNNITQLLKDTFKGLSELKYLRLNKNLLMTLPVGSLDDLVNLEELTLQDNLITHLHPDLFSKTHMLQKLFVSHNRLTSLPQGIFFNLPLLSQISLYENNLESLGPGVFGPMALQQLWLYDNKLSRVEDDTFRNLTRLRLLVLSRNRISYVSEGAFRGLTELGEVSLHTNQLTTVQARTFEDLPSLVNISLEHNFISSLQMGFLKGLNNLGEIDLHNNSLPNLPQHSLDELTNAKDVLLQQNPWRCDKDILPLRNWLQQHPSKVNQTLVVCETPFNLKGEIVALLSDKDLVPVSPTEVPVLTSTEKRRKPHTHPPKRSTPSTGIKSTPTSEQENMTDSGQERGEHADTISVILIALAVVSTIIISSVIIGCVCWKRNRRGNETISQRNSVL; encoded by the exons ATGGATGTGCCGGTAtcttctctgctgctgcttctctgctctCTCAGTACTGCTGTCTGGTCTTGTCCAAATGGATGCAAATGTGCAGATAGGAAAGTCTTCTGCACTGGCCTTGCTGACTTCCCCACAGCTGTGCCCTCAACTACTACCCAGATTTTCCTCTCTAACTGCAGTTTTTATTCTCTGAAACACGAGGATCTCAATGATTTCTCAGTTACTCTTGAACAGTTTGGGATTGCAAACTCAGATTTGTTGGAAGTACGCCCTGACACATTCAGTTCTACTCTAAGCATAACTCTGATGCAAATGACTGAAACTCGTCTACAGGATCTTCCTGAGATGTTGTTTCAAAGACTCAATAAATTGCATTCTTTGAATCTAAAAGCCAACAAGCTCTTTGCAGTCCGGCCAGGGTGGTTTTCCCAGTCGACAGAGCTAAAATGGATTGACTTGAGCAAGAACCGAATCACTTATGTTCCAGTGGAAACCTTTCATCCTCTAACAAAGCTGATACACTTATCACTTGCTGGAAATAATATTACTCAACTACTCAAGGACACATTCAAGGGTCTTTCTGAGCTAAAATACTTGCGTCTTAACAAAAACCTTCTGATGACGCTTCCTGTTGGCAGTCTGGATGACCTTGTAAACCTGGAGGAACTGACTCTCCAAGACAACCTAATCACTCATCTCCATCCGGACTTGTTCTCAAAGACTCACATGTTACAGAAATTGTTTGTCTCCCACAACcggctgacgtcacttccgcAGGGGATCTTCTTTAATTTGCCCCTCCTCTCTCAGATTTCCCTGTATGAAAACAATCTGGAAAGTCTGGGTCCAGGGGTCTTTGGGCCAATGGCCctgcagcagttgtggttgtatGACAACAAACTGAGCCGTGTGGAGGATGACACATTCAGGAACCTAACTCGGCTGCGTCTTCTGGTGCTCAGTCGCAACCGGATCAGCTATGTATCCGAAGGCGCCTTTAGAGGTTTGACAGAACTCGGGGAGGTATCACTGCATACCAATCAACTCACAACTGTACAAGCCAGGACTTTTGAAGATCTGCCCAGTCTGGTCAACATATCTTTGGAGCACAACTTCATCTCTTCCCTTCAAATGGGTTTCCTCAAGGGCCTGAACAACCTGGGAGAGATAGACCTGCATAACAACTCGCTTCCTAACCTACCGCAGCATAGTCTAGATGAGCTCACTAATGCAAAAGACGTCCTTCTACAGCAGAACCCCTGGAGGTGCGACAAGGATATTTTGCCTCTAAGGAATTGGCTCCAACAGCACCCATCCAAGGTCAACCAAACCCTTGTGGTGTGTGAGACTCCTTTCAACCTGAAGGGCGAGATCGTAGCATTGCTTTCAGACAAGGATCTGGTGCCTGTCAGCCCTACTGAAGTGCCTGTTTTGACCTCAACTGAGAAAAGAAGGAAACCCCATACACATCCACCCAAACGAAGCACTCCTTCAACGGGAATAAAGAGCACACCAACCTCGGAGCAG GAGAACATGACCGACAGTGGACAGGAGCGAGGCGAACACGCTGATACGATTTCAGTCATTCTGATTGCACTTGCGGTGGTGTccaccatcatcatcagttCAGTCATCATCGGCTGCGTTtgctggaagagaaacaggagaGGCAATGAAACTATAAGCCAAAGGAATTCTGTGCTGTAG
- the LOC105936779 gene encoding leucine-rich repeat-containing protein 15 isoform X2 — MSRMLNGEIIVFFLLLLFDFSLTQPEEKLNREVFSKSTTEIPSTLRSGVTEVFFVESQITTIPSGAFSGNPDLEIVEFLTTNTSTVELGGFDGLVKLRSLEISSNPLSSVPLGVFKDNSNLEKIVLKFNKLVRLEKGLFDGLNHLSDLQLHGNYIEFIEEQTFDDLVNLEKLNLGGNHLAAVSANWFSNLKKLNVLRLYENQLATIPEDLFKDLPNLEEIDLRENQITELSPNLLPHKEKLVKLYLENNLLSSLPEGFFVGFPKLKALTLKKNQLTSLPPVLFGEMSKLTELSLQQNNLSTLPQGIFSSLKKVKKLDLSKNHFVTLSPDYFDGPEKLTELDLRNNMIQSLDAQLFENLPFVTTIKLANNSLRTLSGDVFESLTKLKKVDLSNNPWQCDCNLRDFYVWIKDNAVKLKPDVLCEYPEHLRGHEIKLLEDDQLVCPTFPPTTTRLITTILTTTLTTTTLQTTTSTTTLPTTTPTTTHKPSTTLTTTTIATTLPTTLPSTTATSTTVPTTESTTTPATTATTALQQTTSMTTTATITTTTPTTTLRTTTPTTTQPTTTILTTTTIETTLPTTLPTTTATSTTVPTTTLTTTESTTIPATTATTALPQTTTMTTTAIITTATPTTTQLTTTILKTTTIETTLPTTTATSSTVPTTTPTTTESMTTTPTTTTTTAFPTTPSMITTAIITTTQTPTTTTTANPTTTLTTTPLTTEITSPIKTTLMSTTTVTKTTPTTTKPPTTTLRTTPPTTTEETCTASRPLLNFSCIPEPNLSYIHHISRKVQECKTWTMIYTSLLVVEITCTLVLAKSIVSLYRLLQRRERMNDGLIKLTHFSHRREVILRPVQEAETEVLLRSL, encoded by the coding sequence ATGTCAAGAATGCTGAATGGAGAGATCATcgttttctttctgttattACTGTTTGACTTTTCCCTGACTCAACCTGAAGAAAAATTGAACAGGGAAGTTTTCAGTAAATCTACGACAGAAATCCCCAGCACTCTGAGATCTGGTGTGACAGAGGTTTTCTTTGTTGAAAGCCAGATTACAACAATCCCCAGTGGAGCATTTTCTGGAAACCCGGACCTTGAGATTGTGGAGTTCCTTACCACAAACACATCAACTGTTGAGCTTGGAGGCTTTGATGGTTTAGTAAAGCTCAGAAGTCTCGAGATCTCCAGTAATCCTTTGAGCTCAGTGCCACTGGGTGTGTTTAAAGACAACAGCAATCTtgagaaaatagttttaaagttcAACAAGCTTGTTAGACTTGAGAAAGGTTTGTTTGATGGTCTAAATCATTTAAGTGATCTGCAGCTGCATGGAAATTACATTGAATTCATTGAGGAGCAGACATTTGATGATCTTGTCAATCTGGAAAAGCTCAATTTGGGTGGAAATCATCTCGCTGCCGTATCCGCAAACTGGTTCTCAAACCTGAAAAAACTGAATGTCTTGCGGCTTTATGAAAATCAGCTGGCTACCATTCCTGAGGATCTTTTCAAGGACTTACCGAACTTAGAGGAGATAGATTTGCGTGAAAACCAGATCACCGAGCTGTCACCAAACCTGCTTCCACATAAAGAAAAGCTTGTTAAATTgtatttggaaaataatcttcTCAGTAGTTTACCTGAAGGATTTTTTGTTGGCTTCCCTAAACTTAAAGCACTGACCCTAAAGAAAAATCAGCTGACAAGCCTGCCGCCAGTGCTTTTTGGTGAAATGTCTAAACTGACTGAGCTAAGCCTTCAACAAAACAATCTCAGTACCCTTCCTCAAGGAATATTCAGCTCCttgaagaaagttaaaaaactAGATCTCTCTAAAAATCATTTTGTGACCTTGTCTCCTGATTACTTTGATGGCCCTGAAAAGCTTACTGAGCTTGATCTCCGAAACAACATGATACAGTCACTGGACGCACAGTTATTTGAAAATCTTCCATTTGTGACCACAATCAAGCTTGCCAACAACAGCCTTCGGACACTTTCTGGGGATGTTTTTGAGTCTTTGACTAAACTCAAAAAGGTTGATCTCAGTAATAACCCGTGGCAATGTGACTGCAATTTGAGAGATTTTTATGTCTGGATAAAAGACAATGCTGTTAAGCTCAAACCGGATGTCCTCTGTGAGTATCCAGAACATCTGAGAGGACACGAAATCAAACTGTTAGAGGACGATCAGTTAGTATGCCCCACTTTCCCACCCACCACCACCCGCTTAATAACAACAATACTGACAACCACTCTCACTACCACCACACTGCAAACTACAACATCCACCACTACTTTACCAACCACGACACCTACAACCACACATAAGCCTTCGACCACCCTCACAACCACGACAATAGCAACCACACTGCCCACAACATTGCCATCAACCACTGCTACTTCCACCACGGTACCAACAACTGAGAGTACGACTACCCCCGCAACTACTGCTACGACGGCACTTCAACAGACAACATCAATGACCACAACAGCCACTATCACAACCACAACACCCACAACCACTTTACGAACCACCACACCCACAACTACACAACCGACCACCACCATCCTTACAACCACGACAATAGAAACCACATTGCCCACAACATTGCCAACAACCACTGCTACTTCCACCACGGTACCAACAACTACACTCACAACAACTGAGAGTACGACGATCCCCGCAACTACTGCTACAACGGCACTTCCACAGACAACAACGATGACCACAACAGCCATTATTACAACCGCAACACCCACAACAACACAACTGACCACCACCATCCTTAAAACCACGACAATAGAAACCACATTGCCAACAACCACTGCTACTTCCAGCACGGTACCAACAACTACACCCACAACAACTGAGAGTATGACAACAACTCCCACAACTACTACTACGACAGCATTTCCAACAACACCATCAATGATCACAACAGCCATCATCACAACCACTCAAACCCCGACCACCACCACAACGGCAAACCCTACCACCACACTAACAACTACACCTTTAACAACTGAAATCACAAGCCCTATTAAAACTACCCTTATGTCTACCACCACAGTGACTAAAACTACACCCACAACAACAAAACCTCCAACCACCACGCTCAGGACAACCCCTCCAACAACCACCGAAGAGACTTGTACTGCATCACGCCCTCTATTAAACTTCAGCTGTATTCCAGAGCCAAATCTTTCCTACATTCATCACATCAGTAGAAAAGTTCAAGAGTGCAAAACATGGACGATGATCTACACCTCACTGCTTGTTGTGGAGATTACTTGCACACTGGTGTTGGCAAAGTCCATAGTTTCTCTTTACCGGTTGCTGCAGCGCAGAGAAAGAATGAATGATGGACTCATCAAACTCACTCACTTTTCCCACAGAAGAGAAGTAATCCTGAGGCCTGTGCAGGAGGCAGAAACCGAAGTTCTTTTACGATCACTTTGA
- the LOC105936779 gene encoding leucine-rich repeat-containing protein 15 isoform X1 has protein sequence MRPRLFALPHGFIPEAKIMSRMLNGEIIVFFLLLLFDFSLTQPEEKLNREVFSKSTTEIPSTLRSGVTEVFFVESQITTIPSGAFSGNPDLEIVEFLTTNTSTVELGGFDGLVKLRSLEISSNPLSSVPLGVFKDNSNLEKIVLKFNKLVRLEKGLFDGLNHLSDLQLHGNYIEFIEEQTFDDLVNLEKLNLGGNHLAAVSANWFSNLKKLNVLRLYENQLATIPEDLFKDLPNLEEIDLRENQITELSPNLLPHKEKLVKLYLENNLLSSLPEGFFVGFPKLKALTLKKNQLTSLPPVLFGEMSKLTELSLQQNNLSTLPQGIFSSLKKVKKLDLSKNHFVTLSPDYFDGPEKLTELDLRNNMIQSLDAQLFENLPFVTTIKLANNSLRTLSGDVFESLTKLKKVDLSNNPWQCDCNLRDFYVWIKDNAVKLKPDVLCEYPEHLRGHEIKLLEDDQLVCPTFPPTTTRLITTILTTTLTTTTLQTTTSTTTLPTTTPTTTHKPSTTLTTTTIATTLPTTLPSTTATSTTVPTTESTTTPATTATTALQQTTSMTTTATITTTTPTTTLRTTTPTTTQPTTTILTTTTIETTLPTTLPTTTATSTTVPTTTLTTTESTTIPATTATTALPQTTTMTTTAIITTATPTTTQLTTTILKTTTIETTLPTTTATSSTVPTTTPTTTESMTTTPTTTTTTAFPTTPSMITTAIITTTQTPTTTTTANPTTTLTTTPLTTEITSPIKTTLMSTTTVTKTTPTTTKPPTTTLRTTPPTTTEETCTASRPLLNFSCIPEPNLSYIHHISRKVQECKTWTMIYTSLLVVEITCTLVLAKSIVSLYRLLQRRERMNDGLIKLTHFSHRREVILRPVQEAETEVLLRSL, from the exons ATGAGACCCCGCTTGTTTGCGCTTCCTCACGGCTTCATCCCAGAAGCAAAAAT AATGTCAAGAATGCTGAATGGAGAGATCATcgttttctttctgttattACTGTTTGACTTTTCCCTGACTCAACCTGAAGAAAAATTGAACAGGGAAGTTTTCAGTAAATCTACGACAGAAATCCCCAGCACTCTGAGATCTGGTGTGACAGAGGTTTTCTTTGTTGAAAGCCAGATTACAACAATCCCCAGTGGAGCATTTTCTGGAAACCCGGACCTTGAGATTGTGGAGTTCCTTACCACAAACACATCAACTGTTGAGCTTGGAGGCTTTGATGGTTTAGTAAAGCTCAGAAGTCTCGAGATCTCCAGTAATCCTTTGAGCTCAGTGCCACTGGGTGTGTTTAAAGACAACAGCAATCTtgagaaaatagttttaaagttcAACAAGCTTGTTAGACTTGAGAAAGGTTTGTTTGATGGTCTAAATCATTTAAGTGATCTGCAGCTGCATGGAAATTACATTGAATTCATTGAGGAGCAGACATTTGATGATCTTGTCAATCTGGAAAAGCTCAATTTGGGTGGAAATCATCTCGCTGCCGTATCCGCAAACTGGTTCTCAAACCTGAAAAAACTGAATGTCTTGCGGCTTTATGAAAATCAGCTGGCTACCATTCCTGAGGATCTTTTCAAGGACTTACCGAACTTAGAGGAGATAGATTTGCGTGAAAACCAGATCACCGAGCTGTCACCAAACCTGCTTCCACATAAAGAAAAGCTTGTTAAATTgtatttggaaaataatcttcTCAGTAGTTTACCTGAAGGATTTTTTGTTGGCTTCCCTAAACTTAAAGCACTGACCCTAAAGAAAAATCAGCTGACAAGCCTGCCGCCAGTGCTTTTTGGTGAAATGTCTAAACTGACTGAGCTAAGCCTTCAACAAAACAATCTCAGTACCCTTCCTCAAGGAATATTCAGCTCCttgaagaaagttaaaaaactAGATCTCTCTAAAAATCATTTTGTGACCTTGTCTCCTGATTACTTTGATGGCCCTGAAAAGCTTACTGAGCTTGATCTCCGAAACAACATGATACAGTCACTGGACGCACAGTTATTTGAAAATCTTCCATTTGTGACCACAATCAAGCTTGCCAACAACAGCCTTCGGACACTTTCTGGGGATGTTTTTGAGTCTTTGACTAAACTCAAAAAGGTTGATCTCAGTAATAACCCGTGGCAATGTGACTGCAATTTGAGAGATTTTTATGTCTGGATAAAAGACAATGCTGTTAAGCTCAAACCGGATGTCCTCTGTGAGTATCCAGAACATCTGAGAGGACACGAAATCAAACTGTTAGAGGACGATCAGTTAGTATGCCCCACTTTCCCACCCACCACCACCCGCTTAATAACAACAATACTGACAACCACTCTCACTACCACCACACTGCAAACTACAACATCCACCACTACTTTACCAACCACGACACCTACAACCACACATAAGCCTTCGACCACCCTCACAACCACGACAATAGCAACCACACTGCCCACAACATTGCCATCAACCACTGCTACTTCCACCACGGTACCAACAACTGAGAGTACGACTACCCCCGCAACTACTGCTACGACGGCACTTCAACAGACAACATCAATGACCACAACAGCCACTATCACAACCACAACACCCACAACCACTTTACGAACCACCACACCCACAACTACACAACCGACCACCACCATCCTTACAACCACGACAATAGAAACCACATTGCCCACAACATTGCCAACAACCACTGCTACTTCCACCACGGTACCAACAACTACACTCACAACAACTGAGAGTACGACGATCCCCGCAACTACTGCTACAACGGCACTTCCACAGACAACAACGATGACCACAACAGCCATTATTACAACCGCAACACCCACAACAACACAACTGACCACCACCATCCTTAAAACCACGACAATAGAAACCACATTGCCAACAACCACTGCTACTTCCAGCACGGTACCAACAACTACACCCACAACAACTGAGAGTATGACAACAACTCCCACAACTACTACTACGACAGCATTTCCAACAACACCATCAATGATCACAACAGCCATCATCACAACCACTCAAACCCCGACCACCACCACAACGGCAAACCCTACCACCACACTAACAACTACACCTTTAACAACTGAAATCACAAGCCCTATTAAAACTACCCTTATGTCTACCACCACAGTGACTAAAACTACACCCACAACAACAAAACCTCCAACCACCACGCTCAGGACAACCCCTCCAACAACCACCGAAGAGACTTGTACTGCATCACGCCCTCTATTAAACTTCAGCTGTATTCCAGAGCCAAATCTTTCCTACATTCATCACATCAGTAGAAAAGTTCAAGAGTGCAAAACATGGACGATGATCTACACCTCACTGCTTGTTGTGGAGATTACTTGCACACTGGTGTTGGCAAAGTCCATAGTTTCTCTTTACCGGTTGCTGCAGCGCAGAGAAAGAATGAATGATGGACTCATCAAACTCACTCACTTTTCCCACAGAAGAGAAGTAATCCTGAGGCCTGTGCAGGAGGCAGAAACCGAAGTTCTTTTACGATCACTTTGA
- the lrrc15 gene encoding leucine-rich repeat-containing protein 15 isoform X1: MDVPVSSLLLLLCSLSTAVWSCPNGCKCADRKVFCTGLADFPTAVPSTTTQIFLSNCSFYSLKHEDLNDFSVTLEQFGIANSDLLEVRPDTFSSTLSITLMQMTETRLQDLPEMLFQRLNKLHSLNLKANKLFAVRPGWFSQSTELKWIDLSKNRITYVPVETFHPLTKLIHLSLAGNNITQLLKDTFKGLSELKYLRLNKNLLMTLPVGSLDDLVNLEELTLQDNLITHLHPDLFSKTHMLQKLFVSHNRLTSLPQGIFFNLPLLSQISLYENNLESLGPGVFGPMALQQLWLYDNKLSRVEDDTFRNLTRLRLLVLSRNRISYVSEGAFRGLTELGEVSLHTNQLTTVQARTFEDLPSLVNISLEHNFISSLQMGFLKGLNNLGEIDLHNNSLPNLPQHSLDELTNAKDVLLQQNPWRCDKDILPLRNWLQQHPSKVNQTLVVCETPFNLKGEIVALLSDKDLVPVSPTEVPVLTSTEKRRKPHTHPPKRSTPSTGIKSTPTSEQENMTDSGQERGEHPDTISVILIALAVVSTIIISSVIIGCVCWKRNRRGNETISQRNSVL, from the coding sequence ATGGATGTGCCGGTAtcttctctgctgctgcttctctgctctCTCAGTACTGCTGTCTGGTCTTGTCCAAATGGATGCAAATGTGCAGATAGGAAAGTCTTCTGCACTGGCCTTGCTGACTTCCCCACAGCTGTGCCCTCAACTACTACCCAGATTTTCCTCTCTAACTGCAGTTTTTATTCTCTGAAACACGAGGATCTCAATGATTTCTCAGTTACTCTTGAACAGTTTGGGATTGCAAACTCAGATTTGTTGGAAGTACGCCCTGACACATTCAGTTCTACTCTAAGCATAACTCTGATGCAAATGACTGAAACTCGTCTACAGGATCTTCCTGAGATGTTGTTTCAAAGACTCAATAAATTGCATTCTTTGAATCTAAAAGCCAACAAGCTCTTTGCAGTCCGGCCAGGGTGGTTTTCCCAGTCGACAGAGCTAAAATGGATTGACTTGAGCAAGAACCGAATCACTTATGTTCCAGTGGAAACCTTTCATCCTCTAACAAAGCTGATACACTTATCACTTGCTGGAAATAATATTACTCAACTACTCAAGGACACATTCAAGGGTCTTTCTGAGCTAAAATACTTGCGTCTTAACAAAAACCTTCTGATGACGCTTCCTGTTGGCAGTCTGGATGACCTTGTAAACCTGGAGGAACTGACTCTCCAAGACAACCTAATCACTCATCTCCATCCGGACTTGTTCTCAAAGACTCACATGTTACAGAAATTGTTTGTCTCCCACAACcggctgacgtcacttccgcAGGGGATCTTCTTTAATTTGCCCCTCCTCTCTCAGATTTCCCTGTATGAAAACAATCTGGAAAGTCTGGGTCCAGGGGTCTTTGGGCCAATGGCCctgcagcagttgtggttgtatGACAACAAACTGAGCCGTGTGGAGGATGACACATTCAGGAACCTAACTCGGCTGCGTCTTCTGGTGCTCAGTCGCAACCGGATCAGCTATGTATCCGAAGGCGCCTTTAGAGGTTTGACAGAACTCGGGGAGGTATCACTGCATACCAATCAACTCACAACTGTACAAGCCAGGACTTTTGAAGATCTGCCCAGTCTGGTCAACATATCTTTGGAGCACAACTTCATCTCTTCCCTTCAAATGGGTTTCCTCAAGGGCCTGAACAACCTGGGAGAGATAGACCTGCATAACAACTCGCTTCCTAACCTACCGCAGCATAGTCTAGATGAGCTCACTAATGCAAAAGACGTCCTTCTACAGCAGAACCCCTGGAGGTGCGACAAGGATATTTTGCCTCTAAGGAATTGGCTCCAACAGCACCCATCCAAGGTCAACCAAACCCTTGTGGTGTGTGAGACTCCTTTCAACCTGAAGGGCGAGATCGTAGCATTGCTTTCAGACAAGGATCTGGTGCCTGTCAGCCCTACTGAAGTGCCTGTTTTGACCTCAACTGAGAAAAGAAGGAAACCCCATACACATCCACCCAAACGAAGCACTCCTTCAACGGGAATAAAGAGCACACCAACCTCGGAGCAGGAGAACATGACCGACAGTGGACAGGAGCGAGGCGAACACCCTGATACGATTTCAGTCATTCTGATTGCACTTGCGGTGGTGTccaccatcatcatcagttCAGTCATCATCGGCTGCGTTtgctggaagagaaacaggagaGGCAATGAAACTATAAGCCAAAGGAATTCTGTGCTGTAG